A genomic region of Eucalyptus grandis isolate ANBG69807.140 chromosome 5, ASM1654582v1, whole genome shotgun sequence contains the following coding sequences:
- the LOC120293302 gene encoding laccase-14-like: MGTFLGFAVTATLFFCMAQGEVLFYDFVVNETPIEMLCETNRSVITVNGLFPGPEIRAHKGDTVYVNVTNLGPYGITIHWHGVRQIRYPWSDGPEYVTQCPIPTNSSFLQKIKLTEEEGTLWWHAHSDWSRATIHGPIIILPVNDTNYPYEFDDQHTIVISEWYSRDTKDIIDEALASGGDPDLSVAYTINGQPGDSYSCSNGTNSSVCVCARKTYLLRIIHSGLNEEMFFGIAEHNLTVVGMDGAYLKPLNTEYLMITPGQTMDVLVTANQALGRYYMVFSPFVDTTAPSNENVTRGIFQYNGTYNHSETPVLPELPGFTNKSDAGNFTIQLRSLNSEEHPSTVPANITRNITITVSVNQQPCPANQTCTGPDGSMHSASLNNISFSAPSISILQAYYNNLLGVYNETFPDEPPFVFDYTGNVSALGEAANVSTEVLMINYNEEVEIRFQGTNLGAAENHPMHLHGYSFYVVGMGDGNFSDSYVSDYNLVDPPYVNTVGLPKNGWTSIRFKADNPGVWFMHCHLERHASWGMDTVLIVGDGKLKHQKVYPPPSYMPPCTVS, translated from the exons aTGGGAACATTTCTAGGGTTCGCGGTCACTGCGACCCTGTTCTTCTGCATGGCTCAAGGCGAAGTCCTCTTCTATGATTTTGTG GTAAATGAGACACCTATTGAGATGCTATGTGAGACAAATCGGAGTGTAATAACCGTGAACGGTCTATTTCCTGGGCCAGAGATCCGTGCTCACAAGGGCGACACTGTTTATGTTAATGTCACCAACTTAGGACCTTATGGAATCACTATTCACTG GCATGGAGTGAGACAAATACGGTATCCTTGGTCTGATGGCCCGGAATATGTCACGCAATGCCCCATCCCTACAAACTCAAGCTTCCTTCAGAAAATCAAACTCACCGAGGAAGAGGGCACGTTGTGGTGGCACGCCCACAGCGACTGGTCACGTGCCACAATACATGGTCCTATAATCATTTTGCCAGTCAATGACACCAACTACCCTTATGAGTTTGACGACCAACACACAATCGTGATAT CTGAATGGTATTCAAGAGATACGAAGGACATAATCGATGAGGCTCTTGCATCTGGAGGTGATCCAGACTTGTCCGTGGCTTATACCATCAATGGTCAACCAGGAGATAGTTATTCATGCTCTAATGGTACTAATTctagtgtgtgtgt TTGTGCAAGGAAAACGTATCTCCTCCGGATCATCCACTCCGGGTTGAATGAAGAGATGTTCTTTGGCATAGCCGAGCACAATCTCACTGTGGTTGGAATGGATGGAGCTTATTTAAAGCCGCTTAATACTGAGTACCTCATGATAACTCCCGGTCAAACGATGGATGTTTTGGTCACGGCAAACCAAGCCCTCGGTCGTTACTATATGGTTTTCAGTCCGTTCGTGGACACAACTGCCCCGTCCAACGAAAATGTTACGAGAGGAATATTCCAATACAACGGCACTTATAACCACTCAGAGACTCCCGTGTTACCTGAACTTCCAGGTTTTACCAATAAGAGTGACGCTGGAAACTTTACTATTCAGTTGAGGAGTTTGAATAGCGAAGAACATCCATCCACGGTTCCAGCCAACATCACAAGAAACATTACAATCACAGTGTCCGTGAATCAGCAACCTTGTCCTGCTAATCAAACGTGTACCGGTCCAGACGGCTCTATGCATTCAGCAAGCTTGAACAACATAAGTTTTTCAGCTCCCTCGATTAGCATTCTCCAAGCATACTACAA CAATCTTCTAGGAGTCTACAATGAAACTTTTCCAGATGAACCACCTTTCGTGTTTGACTACACTGGGAATGTATCGGCCTTAGGGGAAGCTGCCAACGTGAGTACCGAAGTGTTGATGATTAACTATAATGAGGAGGTTGAAATAAGATTCCAAGGGACCAATTTGGGAGCAGCAGAGAATCACCCAATGCATTTACATGGCTATAGCTTTTATGTTGTTGGGATGGGTGATGGAAATTTCAGCGACTCCTATGTATCGGATTATAATCTAGTGGATCCGCCCTATGTTAACACCGTCGGACTCCCCAAAAATGGGTGGACATCGATCAGATTCAAAGCCGATAATCCAG GAGTGTGGTTCATGCACTGTCATTTAGAACGCCATGCGAGCTGGGGAATGGACACAGTCCTCATCGTCGGAGACGGGAAGCTAAAGCATCAGAAGGTGTATCCGCCGCCCAGTTACATGCCTCCTTGTACCGTGTCTTAA